One window from the genome of Salvelinus fontinalis isolate EN_2023a chromosome 3, ASM2944872v1, whole genome shotgun sequence encodes:
- the LOC129834657 gene encoding neurogenic differentiation factor 4-like — translation MMANSYGRPSEGAELVSSLEWMDDDVSSPDGDKPIKAQRYRPGGMGHLGRELGSEDMEEDEEEEEEEGQGDGNAPKRRGPKRKRMTKARQERFKARRVKANARERSRMHGLNDALENLRSIMPCHSKTQKLSKIETLRLARNYICALSEALEGDQSTESRAFMETLCEGLSQPTSNLVAGCLQLGPGGFVEERPEDRNGGRGGPTVLGGVGMAVRPISYSSPGLPSPPYGTLDSAHLLHLRGMKGGAYESHSPIECNTPPYDGPPTPPLSIGSNLVAKQSSPHYLPPHHYPPSSMGLYQSARYELPLEMPYDSYHPPHMAPPQMGTVYGD, via the coding sequence ATGATGGCCAATTCGTACGGAAGGCCCAGCGAGGGGGCGGAGCTAGTCAGCTCTCTGGAGTGGATGGATGATGACGTGAGCTCCCCAGACGGAGACAAGCCAATCAAAGCGCAGCGCTACAGACCAGGCGGAATGGGCCACCTGGGCAGGGAGCTGGGCAGCGAGGAtatggaggaggatgaggaggaggaggaagaggagggccaGGGAGACGGGAACGCTCCCAAACGCCGAGGGCCCAAGAGGAAAAGAATGACCAAAGCCCGGCAGGAGCGCTTCAAGGCGCGACGTGTGAAGGCTAACGCCCGGGAGCGCTCAAGGATGCACGGGCTGAACGACGCGCTGGAGAACCTGCGCAGCATCATGCCCTGCCACTCCAAGACTCAGAAACTGTCCAAAATCGAGACCCTGCGGCTGGCCCGCAACTACATCTGTGCCCTGTCTGAAGCCCTGGAAGGGGACCAGTCCACGGAGAGCAGGGCCTTCATGGAGACCCTGTGTGAAGGCCTCTCCCAGCCCACCAGCAACTTGGTGGCTGGCTGTCTGCAGCTCGGGCCTGGGGGTTTTGTTGAGGAGAGGCCTGAGGACAGgaatggggggagaggagggccCACAGTCCTGGGAGGGGTGGGGATGGCCGTTAGACCAATCAGCTACTCCTCCCCCGGCCTGCCCAGCCCGCCCTATGGCACATTGGACTCCGCCCACCTGCTCCATCTGAGGGGGATGAAAGGAGGGGCTTACGAGAGCCACTCCCCTATTGAATGTAACACCCCTCCCTACGACGGCCCCCCAACACCCCCGCTCAGCATCGGCAGTAACCTGGTGGCCAAGCAGTCctctccccactacctcccccctCACCactaccccccctcctccatgGGCCTGTACCAGAGCGCCCGCTACGAGCTGCCCCTGGAGATGCCCTATGACTCGTACCACCCTCCTCACATGGCACCCCCGCAGATGGGAACGGTCTATGGGGATTAA
- the LOC129851546 gene encoding uncharacterized protein LOC129851546, which yields MTTAAMTMQPSVMVRGYCGILIWSTHSRIVLPGPLWGEIQLSEQVPLQHQVKRSQHLLQRLHLPLWKWLNCYSNCYTKLITTLALVVEIPAVTSLIQSLSKTLYALDSNKPSASELIIDSQARVPISQTCSQNDLCSLIPLFLCLLCYFFLSHYIFIPLSVTVQPPPSLCPLLYFFLSLRASRVAQRSKALHRSARGVTTDPGSPVHTAIIQKWTSYPDVLGMQFTWDGYFKQVDSAIIGCSSEFDLAKYSLCYITCPGKQCKQSLGGKPLVIQTYTWENSSYGNGKKYIGSAFPATP from the exons ATGACAACTGCTGCAATGACTATGCAGCCCTCTGTAATGGTGAGAGGGTACTGTGGCATTCTGATCTGGAG CACCCACTCCAGGATTGTCCTGCCAGGGCCGCTGTGGGGAGAAATACAACTCTCAGAACAAGTGCCACTGCAACACCAAGTGAAGAGATCACAACACCTGCTGCAGCGACTACACCTCCCTCTGTGGAAATGGCTTAATTGTTACTCAAACTGTTACACCAAATTGATTACAACCCTG GCTCTGGTGGTGGAGATACCGGCAGTAACATCACTGATCCAGTCTCTGTCTAAAACTCTGTATGCTCTGGACTCCAACAAGCCCTCTGCGTCAGAGCTGATCATTGACTCCCAGGCCAGAGTGCCCATCTCCCAGACCTGCTCCCAGAACGACCTTTGTTCTCTtattcctctcttcctctgtctcttatgttatttttttctctctcactatATATTCATCCCTCTTTCTGTCACTGTCcaacctcccccttctctctgccccttgctctatttctttctctctctc agggcctcccgagtggcgcagcggtctaaggcactgcatcgcagtgctagaggcgtcaccacAGACCCAGGTTCGCCTGTTCataccgctatcatccagaag tGGACTTCCTACCCTGATGTTCTTGGGATGCAGTTTACGTGGGATGGCTACTTCAAGCAGGTTGATTCTGCCATCATTGGCTGCAGTTCTGAGTTCGACTTGGCCAAGTACAGTCTTTGCTACATCACCTGTCCAGGGAAACA GTGTAAACAGAGCCTGGGAGGGAAGCCACTGGTGATCCAGACCTACACCTGGGAAAACTCCTCCTATGGGAATGGGAAGAAGTACATCGGCTCCGCCTTCCCTGCCACGCCCTAG